The genomic window TGTTTTGCCATATAAACAACAGAATTCTAATAACTGGCAAACCGATGTGATTGATGCGCCAGATAATTCCACTCTTGCGGAAATCTACACTCAAGCCAATGGCCAGGTATTTACCGTAGATGGTAATGCTGAACCAACTATGCTTATTCAACGACCCTATAAATATATTTTAGCGCCCAGAGCTATTGTAGGCGGACTTATTGTTCCGATTCAGCCTAAAGAAATTGTTAATGGTGATAGTACTTGGAACATGATATTAGCAAATCAAGAATGGAACTTTGATATAAATGAATACATAAACTCTTACGCATCAAACATAGAATTAACCATCTCGGTCAGAGATAGAGATAATGGCAACTTAGGTTCAGTAACACATGATATCCCACTAGCAAGAAAAACTGCCGATGATACTCAACCGCTATTACTGAAAACCGCCAGTAATAAAGCACAATATCTGGAAGGCGGGTTAACTGATATTTATCAATCCAGCACGCCGAAAAAGCATAGCGGTATTTATCAAGTCCGCTTAAATACGCTATTTGCTAAAGAACTGACTTCTCGCGCTGATCGTGGGCTTGATATCTTATTAAGCCTCGATACCCAATATATGCCAGAGCCTATCCTGCCACGTACTGGTGTACAAGTAACCCTGACGCTAAAACCCTACGATGAACTGACTAATGGCAGCAATAAAATCTTTAAGTTAAAAGAGGCCGATATTTGGGAGAGTAGTGATTCATTACTAATTTACACCGGTGAACTGAGTGACCAGCCAACTACCGTGACCTGCTTCCTTAATCGTTATAATGATGCCCATGGTAATAAAGACAATCTCTATTTAGAAGCGGAATACCAGAAAGGCATACAGAATAAAATTTTATTTAAAAAAGTTCCTGATAAAAAAGAGTGGCAATTGGATACCAGTTACAACGGTGGTACCTTCCCTGGTTTACAAAGTATCGATAATGTCGAAAGTTTTTTCAGTACTGAAATAGATAATCAAACCGTGCCGATGGACTTTGCCGGTTCTAATGCGCTCTATTTCTGGGAGTTATTCTATTACGGGCCAATGCTAGTAATGAAACGCCTGATGCAAGAACAAAATTTTGCCGATTCAGCCAGCTGGTTAAAATTTATTTTTAGCTCATCAGGTTATGATCGTGGTCAACAAAATCAGTACTGGAATACGCGTCCATTACTGGAGGATACTAGCTGGAATGAAGTGCCTGATGATATCACTGATCCCGACGCGATTGCCCAAGCCGATCCGATGCATTATAAGTTATCCACTTTAATGAATATGATAGAGCTACTCATCGCCCGTGGTGATCAGGATTACCGTCAATTAGAGCGCGATACCTTAGCGGAAGCCAAAATGTGGTATGTACAAGCGTTAGAGTTGATGGGGGAAGATGAAGTATCTCTACCCTCTAGTTGGCAAAATCCGACGCTAAAAAATGCTGCTGAATTAGAAGAACACACAATATTTAAACCTGAAAAAAATACTAAATGGCAAGAGCTACGCCTAACATTGATACAAAAACTGTACAACTTACGTCACAATCTCACCATCGATGGTAAACCGCTCTCTTTACCCTTGTTTGCCACGCCAGCTAATCCAGCCGATCTATTAAGTGCCGCGGTTGCCCATGCGCAAGGAGGTATCCCACTGCCAACCGATATTACTTTGGGTTTGTATCGTTTCCCTCCAACACTTGAAAGTGCGAAAGGGGTAGTGACACAACTTACCCAATACGGTAATGGCTTGCTTGCTATTATTGAACGACAAGATGCAGAAAAAATGGCAATGCTATTGCAAACCCAAGGGTTAGCCTTGTCTAAGCAAAGCCTGGAAATGCAAAAAACCACCCAAGATGAATTAAATGAGGAAAAAAAAGCATTACAAATTGCCATCACCGCCGCCAAAGAGCGTAAGGATCACTATAAAGCTCTGTATGATCAGAATATCAATACGGGCGAACAAAAAGTTATCGATTTACATATCGCCGCCGATGCTTTAATGACGACAAGCAAACCTCTCTATATGGCTGCCGCGTTAGCTAATCTGGCACCCAATATCTTTGGTTTGGCAGATGGTGGTATGCAATATGGCGCGGTTCCTACTGCGGTAGCCTTAGGTATAGAAACCGCAGCCAGTGGTATTTTGACTAGTGCCGATAAAACGACACAATCAGAGATCTATCGTCGTCGTCGTCAAGATTGGCAGCAAATGTATCAAACTGCTGACTATGAAGAGCAACAATTGACCGCCCAATTAGCCGCACTAGAAAAACGCATCACCGCGGCTAATCAACAATATAGTTACCTGGCAACGCAGCAAACCAATACCTTAGACCAATTTAATTTGTTGAAAAACAAGTTCACTAATGATGCCTTGTATAACTGGCTGCGCGGTCGCTTATCCGCCATCTATTTCCAATTCTATGATTTGGTTGTTGCTCGCTGTTTACGCGCACAAAGTTCATTCCAGTGGGAAACCAATCAATCTAGCCAATTTATAAAACCCGGCGCCTGGCAAAGTACTTATGCCGGCTTACTGTGTGGTGAAGCCTTGATGCTAAATTTAATCACCATGGAAGAAGCCTATCTGAGATGGGAAGCCAGAGCACTCGATGTTGACCGTACCGTTTCTTTGGCTGAATTCTATCAAGATATGCCCGATGGATTTGATTTACGAGAGACCATTCGCAAACTGATCAATGGCGAAAGTAGCGAGCCGGTCGGGAATGAGGATAATAATGTCAGTCTGGATCAAAATACCTTATCCGCCGCCATCAAAATTGCCGATTTAAAAATACAGGATGACTACCCCAGTGAACTTAATCTTGGTAACATCCGACGTATCAAACAAATTAGTGTGTCGTTACCTGCGCTACTTGGCCCTTATCAAGATATACAAGCTGTGCTGGAATACACAGGTAGTCTACAACTCAGTAATGGCTGTAAAGCTATTGCTATTTCTCGCGGTGTTAATGATAGTGGTCAATTCCAACTGGATTTTAACGACAGTAAATATCTGCCTTTTGAGGGGATCCCAATCGAAGATCAAGGAGGATTAATTTTACAATTCCCGAATGCAACCGAAAAACAGAAAGCCTTATTAAATAGTCTGACCGATATCATCTTACATATTCGTTACACCATTCGTGATAACGGTTAATCACTATTTTCTATCGTTTAATTAATTTCGTTAGGCCCTTTATAGGGCCTTATGGGAGTTTAAAATGCCAGATAATCCAAATAATCAAGATAAATTATCTATTGCACCCCTTTCCTTACCGAAAGGTGGCGGAAGCTTACAAGGCATGGGAGAAACCATCGGCACACCAGGGCCTGATGGTATGGTGCATATTACGCTACCTTTACCTATTTCCAGTGGTCGCGGTTATGCGCCTTCATTGAGCTTAAATTATAACAGTGGCTCTGGTAATAGTGCCTTTGGTCTGGGATGGGATATCCCTTTACTCACTATTCGTCGTCAAACCAGTCACGGCCGGCCGCTTTATCAGCTAGAAGATATCTTTATTGGTGTAGATAATGAAGTATTAGTTGTCGCCGTTGATCAAGCAGGCCAACCTATCCGTTATCAAAAAGATAGCTGGCAAAATATAAAACTAACCGAAAACTATCAAATTACCCAATATCAATCACGCATTGGTACTGGCTCCGAACGGATCGAATACTGGCAACCCGTAGCGGTGCAATCCAGCCAAATGCCTTTCTGGTTGATCTACTCACCGGATGGGCAGATCCACTGCTTAGGTAAATCAGCTAATGCCAGAATTTTTGATCCTAAAGAACAGCAACACATTGCCGTATGGTTATTAGAAGAGTCAGTTTCACCTAACGGAGAGCACATTTTATATCAATATCAAGCGGAAAATGACGCAGGAACTTCTGAGCAGGAACGGCTCCAACATCCATCAGCCACGGCACAGCGATATTTAACGACGGTAAGTTACGGTAACCTGAGCGCCTATGCACCACTGTATAGTTTAACCGACACAATACCATCACCAACCGATTGGTTATTTTATCTAATATTGGATTATGGCGAGCGTAGTAATCAAACCGATCAAGCGCCTGAATTTCTGCCACAACAACAGTGGTCTATGCGGCAAGATCCTTTTTCACGTTTTGAATATGGTTTTGAAATTCGCACTCGTCGTCTATGCCAACAAGTATTAATGTTTCATGACCTGCAACAACTGCAAGGCTTACCTCACGAAAATAGACCACCAACACTGGTTCGTCGTTTACAGTTACATTATGATCAACAAGCCATCGTTAGCCAGTTAATCCGTTGCCGGCAACTGGCCCACGATGAAAATAATTCGCTATTGTTACCACCGATTGAATTTGATTATCAACTATTTGGTCCACCGCCCGCTCAAGATTGGCAACCCTTAATCGAATTTAATAGCATGAAAGATCAACAACAATACTATCTGGTTGATCTGTATGGTGAAGGCATTGCCGGTATTTTGTATGAAGATAATTATGCCTGGTACTATCGTGACCCGATACGTGGCCAATCACAAACCGATGAAATTACTTATTCGCCACCACAACAGTTACCTAATATACCCACCCTACTCAATGGTGGCTCTTTAATGGATATTAATGGTGATGGACGGCTGGAATGGTTTGTAAACCAAATCAATATTAGTGGTTATTATGCCCAACATCCAGATAGAAGCTGGAGTGATTATATTCCACTGCTGGCTATTCCTAACGAATTACAAAATAACCAAGCCCAATTTGCCGATATTACCGGTGCCGGATTAGCGGACATTACGTTAATTGGCCCTAAAAGTGTGCGTTTTTATGCCAATCAGCGGATAAGTTTTGCCGCTGCGGTCAATTGTCCACAAGCCCCGTCGGTAGAGTTACCAATTATTGGCAGAGATGAGCGCCAATTGGTCGCTTTTAGTGATCTATTAGGTTCCGGTCAGCAACATTTAATCCGTATTCGCCATAATGAAGTGACCTGCTGGCCTAACCTTGGCCAGGGTCTATTTGGTACCCCGATTCAGCTTAGCGGCTTTCAACAACCGTCAGAAAGCTTTGATCCAAAACAACTCTACTTAGCCGATCTAGATGGCTCCGGCACAACCGATATTATCTATCTAATGTCCGATCACCTGTTGATTTACATGAATCAGTCAGGCAATAGCTTCGCCGCACCGTTCACCATATCGCTACCTAACAGTGTGGCCTATGATGATACCTGTCAGTTGTGGATTGCTGATATTCAAGGCTTAGGCGTCGCCAGTTTGATCTTGAGCATACCGCATATGCAACAACAGCACTGGCGTTATGATTTAGCTAGTCAAAAACCTTACCTACTTAATCGGCAAAATAATAATTGTGGTACCGATAGCAGTCTTTATTATCGCAGTTCCGTCCAATTTTGGTTGGATGAAAAACAACAAGCAATCGAACAAAATAAAAGCTATGCCAGTCACCTGCCGTTCCCCATTCAACTGCTCAATAAGATTAACCAGCTTGATGAAATTACCATGAGTTGTTTTAGCCAAAGTGTTAATTATTTTCATGGTATGTATGATGGTATAAAGCGCGAATTTCGTGGTTTTGGTCGCGTCGATATTGTCGATTCAACCGAAGACGCAACCGGCAATACCGATCAACGTAGCATGCCATCACTTTTACGCCAATGGTTTCATATCGGTAATACTAATGATGAAGTGTCTTTCAGTAGCGAATATTGGCAAGGGGATAAACAGGCGTTTCCAGTCGGTAATACCCGCTTCACCCAATATCAACAAGGTCAGGATGTTCCGATAAGCTCGCCTGATGAACAGCAAAAATTCTGGGCTTATCGATCATTAAAAGGTAGTCCATTACGCAGTGAACTTTATGGTTTAGATCATGCCGCTGACGCCGAAAATCCTTACAGCGTTACCTATTACCGTTATCAAGTTAGGCAAATTCCTGCTGTCACAACTGCCAAAACTGGCTTAGCAATGGCACCAATGTCTTTGGAACAATGGGATTACAATTATGAACGTATTGCAGAAGATCCACTCTTTAGCCAAAACGTTAATCTTGCTTTTGATGACAACGGCACCTTAATCCATAATGTTGCCATCAATTATCCTCGTCGACCAAGCAGTATAATACCCCCTTCGCTCTGGTTGCCAGACGGTGCCTTTGAACAGAGTTATGATCCGCAACAACAACTATTACGCCTTAGTGAAAATCAAATCCGCTATCACAATTTAAAAACCCAAGAACAATGGCGGTTAAATATTCCAGATGTGCAACGGACAGATATGATCACTTTGCCAGCCAGTGATGTGCCCTCTGAAGGATTTTCGCTAGAATCACTATTAAATCCCGATGGTATATTGAGTGAAAATACCCCTCGCGAGTATGCCGGACAAAGTAAAATTTACTACCTCGCGGGTGGAGAAAATAAACTAATATCGGTTCCTACCCTTCAGGCTTTAGTTGCCTTTACTGAACAAGCCGAGTTTGATCAACTAAGTTTAGCAGCATTTGAGCCGGTACTCACCGAGGCAGAAATTGAAGAATATCTAACCAATGCAGGATATATCAAAACCGAATACCTATTCCCACGTCCAGGAGAAGAAAATAAAAATATTTGGGTAACACGACTTAACTATAGTGAATATTATGGTGCAGAAGGATTTTATTGCCCTTATCTTCAACGACATTCATTATTAACCGGCGCAACCGATTATCAATGGGATACCTATTACTGTGTCGTGTTGAGTACCACTGATGCTGCCGGCTACTTTACACATGCGGATTATGATTACCGTTTTCTTACCCCTTATCGCATAATTGATATTAATGATAATATCAGTTATGCCAATTTTGATGCCTTTGGTCGCGTCTCTTCCAGTCGAATTTGGGGCACAGAAGAAGGACAGCCGGCGGGATTTCCGCCACCGGATGTCGTTCCTTTTATTTCGCCTGACTCAATCGATGCCGCATTGTCTATGCCATCACCCCAACCTGTCGCCCAATTTTACTTCTATGCGCCAGAAGCATGGATGAAACCGGCAACAAAAGCGATCATCTCAATAGTGACAAATTCATCCTATGACTATAAGCAAGTTATTGATGAAAAAGGTAATATCAATGTTATTGGTTATCAACGCTGGTTACGTAATAACAAAACGTCGGTAGATAACACTCAGTTTGCAAATGATACTGAAAGGCAACCTCCCTATATTTTAACTGTCACCACTGATCGTTATTATCCTGATGTTCAACAGCAGCAACGACAACAAATTAACTTTATTGATGGCGCCGGCCGCTCGCTACAAACAGCACTAAGGGTTCCCGCAGGTGATGCTTACATCGTCACAAAAGCTGGCAATTTAGCCAAAAATAAACGTGGTACAGCAAAACAAGCGCCTACCAGCACCCGATGGGCAGTCACCGGCCGGGTAGAATATGATAATAAGGGGTTAATTGTTCGCCAATATCAACCTTTTTTTAGCAATAGCTGGCATTATATTATTGATGATAGCGGCCGTGATGACTACTTTGCTGACACTCACTATTACGATCCGTTAGGGCGGGAAATACGAACGGTTACCGCTAAGGGCTATGAGCGACGCCAACAATATTATCCCTGGTGCACTGTCAGTGAAGATGAAAATGATACTGCCACCGATTTAACAAATTAGTCATTTGCTCAAACCAATAGCATATTATCTAAAATAAAAAAGATAATATGCTATTACTTACCAGATAATAAGAGATTTTCATGGATGAAATGGCATTTTCGCGGAAGTATGCACAAAACCTTGCTATCAGAATGCTCACTATTGCTGAGATCCTAGCAACAAAATTCATAGTCAAGATATCTATAAAACAGATTTTGACTTTGCTAACCATAAACGCCATTTTCACAACTTTGACAGACTCTACCGGTAATTTTTATTCTGCATCAAGCGTAATACACGACCAAAACTAACCGAGCGGCTAGCAATTTTTTGCATTCCATCTTCTGGGAGATAACTAAATTTTACGTAGAGTATATCACCATCGAATTTTTCTTTACTCTTAAGCGAATTTGTAATGCTATAAAGTTCTTTAAGATCCGCAGGAATACCAGCTGCATCGGTAATAACCGTCCCGGCAGGTACAAATTTAAGTACCTGAGCAAGGGTTTGAACTAAAAAATCCTGCAACGGGAAAAGTCCACTAAAACGTTTACGCGGTATGTACCTTGTAATACCCATGTATATTTCATGGATTTCCTGTAGATGGTTTTCGATGCCACAGGTTTCATTTTTTTTTTAGATATTCAAAAATCTCCACCGGTGAGCCAATGAGTACTAGCGGCTTAACGCCTGCCCCTTTTTCTGAAAAAAGAAATTCGTTATTGCTACTTTTAACTGCCTTTTGCAAAGTTCCTCGGTCTTGAATAACGGAGAAAAATTTACCTTCTTTGACAACAGGCGCGGGTTCCCGCCACATATTTATATCACTGGCTTGCGCAGTAGCAGTAATCACTGTAGCAGCCAGCATCATGATAGCAGTCATTTTATCTTTCATAAGACAACATCCTTGTTGTTTATCATAGTATCAGTATGACAATACTATCATCAATATGAACGAAATATAAACAGAGTGTAACTAAAATATAATCCGAATATAACTGAAAAACGATGACAAAAATTTGACTCCTGGGAGCAGCATGCGTGTCTGAGTGGCATATCTGATACAGCGACAATAGCGTCATGTTTTATTGGTACGTAGAAAGGAAAGCATAAAATTTCTTGCCATATAATATTACAGTATATCACTAATAAAATTGATAAATCACCGCTGAGTAAAGTTTACCGCTATAGTTCTATACCATGATTTATAAGTGCTAGCTGATGCCTAATCAACCTTCTGGCACAACTTAGTCTTTTGCAACTCATTATTATTGCGAGCTAACCAAAGTGAAACGGCTTTCAGTGAGTCGGGCGTAAATTCATGACTACGTGCATTAATCTCTTCTGGCGTCAACCAAAAAACCGATTGCACTTCTGCTTCCTGTAAAGCAAAAGGGCCATGACTAACACAGCTAAACAAGCCGCCCCATACCCGACATTTAGGGGTTTCATAATAAAAAAGTCCATGCTCAGCAAAAGGTACGTCGGCAATTCCCAACTCTTCTTCTGCTTCTCGCCTTGCCGCAGCCAGCATACCTTCACCACGGGTTACCACTCCACCTGCGGTTGCGTCTAGTAAACCAGGATAAATATCTTTCGTCTTGGTACGACGTTGAACCAAAATTTTGCCCATCCCATCATGCACAATAATATAGGCCGCTCGATGACGCAAATTCTCTGCTCTCATCTGCTGGCGCGTCGCCTGGGCAATTACTTTATTTTTGTCGTCAACAATATCAATCCATTCTGCATCAACTACTTCGCTTATTACTTGTCCCATCTTAAAACCTTTCTCATTATTAAGCGGTCATCAATCTATTTACTTGAGTCTAAACTCAGTAACATTTTGATGCAAACCAAGTCTCAAACTTAAATAGCCATCTGCGCATTTTTCGCACCACATTTTTTAACTACAGCTTAAATAATCATAGTCTGTTATTAGCAGATACAAAAGCCTTTACGGTAATGGTAGTTGATAAATGAAATAAACAACTCAATTAGGCATAAAATTATAACTATTAATTTTTATAACCTCTAATAAAATGATAATAAGCGCTAATTTAGCAAAATATAAAAATAAGATAGACTCATTTTAGCCGCTAAATAAAACGATAGAAAATAACTGGAATATATTAGCTATTTCAATATTAATTACTTCTATCTACAATCTGGTTTTTTATAAATAACAACCAATATCAATAGTAATTAATAAAAATATTGCTATTATTATATCGGCATTGCACCTTTAGTTTCATTTTCATACATTAATAATCTGTAAAACAACAAATTTTTTCACAATGAACTTATTGATGAATATAATTCTCTTTTCATAAAAAATTAAAATAAATAAACTTCACTAATATGATTTTTAGCATTAATTTAATAATCTTATAAGCAATATGAATAAACCATTATTAGATAACTCATTATTTAATTTGTTTTGGTTTTAATTTAATAATAAAATAACTAAAAATCAACAATTGCAACGCCAATAATATTAATTAACCAAATTTGGCGAAGTTTTATTAACCAATAAATTGGTCACAATCTTTCTAGCCAATTTATTGATAATAATCACAGTCTAATTATCTGCTGTTTCTTTAAATATCAATGCTATAGTTACTTATATTGTAAATGAAAACCACGGAGTGATAATGCGGATTTTTATTACTGGCAGTACAGGTTTAATTGGCTCACGGCTGGTGCAACAGCTTGTTATACATTCACACACTATTACCGTCTTGAGCCGATCATGTCAAAAAGTTTACACCCTATTTGGTCGTCATGTTGATTGTCTGACAAACTTAAATGAGATTGATAATCTTGATGGCTTTGATGCTATTATTAACCTTGCCGGTGAGCCAATTGCAAATAAACCTTGGACTAAAGAACAAAAAATAATTCTGTGTGAAAGCCGCTGGAAAATGACAGAACGCTTAAGCCAACTGATTAAGGCTAGCAAAAAACCAGCAAAAACTTTTATTTCTGGCTCCGCAGTTGGCTATTATGGTGATCAGGGACAAGCCGTTGTCACTGAATCTGATATGCCGCATGCCGAATTCACCAACCAATTATGCCAAAAATGGGAATCCTTGGCATTACAAGCCGAAAGTGACAAAACACGCGTTTGTTTGTTACGAACCGGAGTCGTTCTGGCAAAAGAAGGCGGTGTGCTAAAGAAATTGTTACCGATATTTAAAGCCGGATTAGGCGGGCCAATAGGCAAAGGGAAACAGTATATTCCATGGATCCATATTGATGATGTGGTCAATGCTATCTTTTACCTACTTGTGACACCTGCATTATCTGGCGCATTTAATATTACTTCTCCTTATCCCGTTCATAATGACCAGTTCAGTGCCATCCTGGCTGAAGTTCTTAATCGCCCTGCACTGATTAGAACGCCAGAATTTGTTATTAAATCGATTATGGGAGAATCGGCCGCATTGATGTTAAGTGGACAGCAAGCTATACCAAAGCGGCTTGAAGAAGCTGGATTTAAATTTCACTATGTTGACTTAAAAGAAGCGTTAGAATCATTACTGCTAACTTCATCGGAAGAGACAATTACTTAGCATCCTGCCAACGAGTAAACAACGTTTGGGGTAATGTGATACCATATTGATCTAATACGCGATTGACAGTTTGATCGACAATATCCTGTATTGTTTCTGGCTGATGATAAAAAGCCGGCATCGGTGGAAAAATTATCGCACCAATCTCTATAACATTCATCATTAATCTCAAATGGCCTAGATGTAAAGGTGTTTCTCTGACACCCAATATTAATTTACGTTTCTCTTTCAAAATCACATCAGCCGCACGCGCAATTAATGTATCATTGTAACTATTAGCAATGCCAGATAAGGTTTTTATTGAACACGGCATAATAATCATACCGGAAGTAATAAATGAGCCAGAAGAAATGGCCGCAGCAATATCCCTATTATCATAAACAACATCAGCCATTGCTTGAACATCACGTAAGCTATAAGTCGTCTCCAATGCTAACGTCTGCTTGGCGGCCGAGCTAACAATTAAATGGGTTTCAACATCAGCAACAGAACGTAAAACCTCGAGTAAACGAATACCGTAAATCGCACCACTGGCACCTGTTAGTCCGATAATAATTTTCTGCATCATTTTTGCTCAATAATAACGATAAAATAGACTTCAGTATTGTAGGCTTGACAATATGCGATGAAGTCTAACTTAATTCAAAATATAACAACAAATTAGCCTTCGTTGTAAATTTCTAAATTTTCGATTTCATTATGTTCTTTTAACTGATCATCCTTACGGAGATTTTCCAGATAATCCAGATAAGCTTGATCAATATCTTTAGTGACATAAATACCATTAAAGACCGAACTTTCAAAAGTGGTAATATCTGGATTTTCCTCTCTAACAGCAGCAATTAAATCCGAAAGATCCTGGAAAATTAAATCATCCGCACCAATAAGTTGACGAATTTCATCCACTTCACGCCCATGGGCAATCAACTCATTGGCTGACGGCATATCAATACCATACACATTGGGAAAACGAACTTCTGGTGATGCCGAAGCAAAATAGACCTTTTTTGCTCCTGCTTCGCGTGCTAACTCAACAATCTGTTCAGAAGTTGTTCCGCGCACAATAGAATCATCGACCAATAAAACATTTTTATCGCGGAATTCTGCTCGATTAACATTTAGCTTACGACGTACCGACTTACGTCGCTCTTGCTGCCCCGGCATGATAAAAGTGCGCCCCACATAACGATTTTTAACAAATCCTTGGCGATAAGGTTTACCCAAAATATAGGCGATTTCTAGCGCGCTATCACAAGAAGTTTCAGGGATCGGGATCACAACATCAATATCCAAATCCTGCCATTGGCGAGCAATTTTAGCACCCAATTTTTGCCCCATCCGCAAACGAGCTTTATTAACCGATATTTTATCAATAAAAGAATCGGGTCTAGCTAAATAGACAAACTCAAATAGACAAGGGGTTAGCTGTGGATTTTCTGCACATTGACGGGAAAAAAGTTGCCCCTGTTCAGTAATATAAATTGCTTCCCCTGGTGCTACATCACGCAAAAATTCAAAACCAAGGGTATCTAAAGCGACACTTTCCGAAGCAACCATATACTCATTTTGGCCGCCTTCCAATGTGCGCTTACCAAGCACCAAAGGGCGAATACCAAACGGATCACGAAAAGCCACTAAACCATGCCCAATAATCATCGCAACACAAGCATAAGCACCGCGAACTTTGTTATGCATTGCGCCAATAGCAGTAAAAATGTTTTCTGCTGTCAGGGGAAAATGAGCAAATTGATCTAGTTCGTGAGCCAGGACATTGAGTAGGATTTCTGAATCAGAAGAAGTATTTACATGACGACGGGCCGTTTCAAATAGCGTTTTTCTTAATTCATGTGCATTAGTCAAATTACCATTATGGGTTAATGTAATGCCAAAAGGTGAATTAACATAAAAAGGTTGTGCTTCGGAAGCGCTGGAGCTACCCGCGGTAGGATAACGCACATGGCCAATCCCCATTTTGCCCCGCAAACGAAGCATATGGCGAGCAGCAAACACATCTTTTACTAAGCCATTCGATTTACGTAG from Arsenophonus sp. aPb includes these protein-coding regions:
- a CDS encoding SpvB/TcaC N-terminal domain-containing protein produces the protein MPDNPNNQDKLSIAPLSLPKGGGSLQGMGETIGTPGPDGMVHITLPLPISSGRGYAPSLSLNYNSGSGNSAFGLGWDIPLLTIRRQTSHGRPLYQLEDIFIGVDNEVLVVAVDQAGQPIRYQKDSWQNIKLTENYQITQYQSRIGTGSERIEYWQPVAVQSSQMPFWLIYSPDGQIHCLGKSANARIFDPKEQQHIAVWLLEESVSPNGEHILYQYQAENDAGTSEQERLQHPSATAQRYLTTVSYGNLSAYAPLYSLTDTIPSPTDWLFYLILDYGERSNQTDQAPEFLPQQQWSMRQDPFSRFEYGFEIRTRRLCQQVLMFHDLQQLQGLPHENRPPTLVRRLQLHYDQQAIVSQLIRCRQLAHDENNSLLLPPIEFDYQLFGPPPAQDWQPLIEFNSMKDQQQYYLVDLYGEGIAGILYEDNYAWYYRDPIRGQSQTDEITYSPPQQLPNIPTLLNGGSLMDINGDGRLEWFVNQINISGYYAQHPDRSWSDYIPLLAIPNELQNNQAQFADITGAGLADITLIGPKSVRFYANQRISFAAAVNCPQAPSVELPIIGRDERQLVAFSDLLGSGQQHLIRIRHNEVTCWPNLGQGLFGTPIQLSGFQQPSESFDPKQLYLADLDGSGTTDIIYLMSDHLLIYMNQSGNSFAAPFTISLPNSVAYDDTCQLWIADIQGLGVASLILSIPHMQQQHWRYDLASQKPYLLNRQNNNCGTDSSLYYRSSVQFWLDEKQQAIEQNKSYASHLPFPIQLLNKINQLDEITMSCFSQSVNYFHGMYDGIKREFRGFGRVDIVDSTEDATGNTDQRSMPSLLRQWFHIGNTNDEVSFSSEYWQGDKQAFPVGNTRFTQYQQGQDVPISSPDEQQKFWAYRSLKGSPLRSELYGLDHAADAENPYSVTYYRYQVRQIPAVTTAKTGLAMAPMSLEQWDYNYERIAEDPLFSQNVNLAFDDNGTLIHNVAINYPRRPSSIIPPSLWLPDGAFEQSYDPQQQLLRLSENQIRYHNLKTQEQWRLNIPDVQRTDMITLPASDVPSEGFSLESLLNPDGILSENTPREYAGQSKIYYLAGGENKLISVPTLQALVAFTEQAEFDQLSLAAFEPVLTEAEIEEYLTNAGYIKTEYLFPRPGEENKNIWVTRLNYSEYYGAEGFYCPYLQRHSLLTGATDYQWDTYYCVVLSTTDAAGYFTHADYDYRFLTPYRIIDINDNISYANFDAFGRVSSSRIWGTEEGQPAGFPPPDVVPFISPDSIDAALSMPSPQPVAQFYFYAPEAWMKPATKAIISIVTNSSYDYKQVIDEKGNINVIGYQRWLRNNKTSVDNTQFANDTERQPPYILTVTTDRYYPDVQQQQRQQINFIDGAGRSLQTALRVPAGDAYIVTKAGNLAKNKRGTAKQAPTSTRWAVTGRVEYDNKGLIVRQYQPFFSNSWHYIIDDSGRDDYFADTHYYDPLGREIRTVTAKGYERRQQYYPWCTVSEDENDTATDLTN
- the yfcD gene encoding NUDIX hydrolase YfcD, yielding MGQVISEVVDAEWIDIVDDKNKVIAQATRQQMRAENLRHRAAYIIVHDGMGKILVQRRTKTKDIYPGLLDATAGGVVTRGEGMLAAARREAEEELGIADVPFAEHGLFYYETPKCRVWGGLFSCVSHGPFALQEAEVQSVFWLTPEEINARSHEFTPDSLKAVSLWLARNNNELQKTKLCQKVD
- a CDS encoding TIGR01777 family oxidoreductase — translated: MRIFITGSTGLIGSRLVQQLVIHSHTITVLSRSCQKVYTLFGRHVDCLTNLNEIDNLDGFDAIINLAGEPIANKPWTKEQKIILCESRWKMTERLSQLIKASKKPAKTFISGSAVGYYGDQGQAVVTESDMPHAEFTNQLCQKWESLALQAESDKTRVCLLRTGVVLAKEGGVLKKLLPIFKAGLGGPIGKGKQYIPWIHIDDVVNAIFYLLVTPALSGAFNITSPYPVHNDQFSAILAEVLNRPALIRTPEFVIKSIMGESAALMLSGQQAIPKRLEEAGFKFHYVDLKEALESLLLTSSEETIT
- a CDS encoding UbiX family flavin prenyltransferase → MQKIIIGLTGASGAIYGIRLLEVLRSVADVETHLIVSSAAKQTLALETTYSLRDVQAMADVVYDNRDIAAAISSGSFITSGMIIMPCSIKTLSGIANSYNDTLIARAADVILKEKRKLILGVRETPLHLGHLRLMMNVIEIGAIIFPPMPAFYHQPETIQDIVDQTVNRVLDQYGITLPQTLFTRWQDAK